A window of Chitinophaga sp. MM2321 contains these coding sequences:
- a CDS encoding TonB-dependent receptor domain-containing protein: MKFIVAQIFILILSFQSLAQSGANYIHGSVVDSVSGDPVPGVTLQWRNEKDSVIGIGTTSDKGAFHIKCTTLPGRENTLSISFIGYRTKQLVFEVKKQATTDIGSVSIAPAFTDLQGITVTAQKESYQVMPDKKVFNVASNLNAKGGTVSEVFRQIPGVTINSGKITLRNSTPTLLLDGKRTNLTLEQIPADQVASIEIITNPSAKYDADGSGGIINIISKKNSKAGMYGSVNANWTTIPEHNLYGDFNISKGDFRFNVNFLEHGHQGKHRETLYRNNLSDGTALQQQAESVTKGPFRKGKFTLDYEPNKQHTFSLTGTYGGGDFRTYNNQQSYYLNKAALADSGAIRHTGNTENFRFGQAALSYAYQFRKQGEKLTADFSVEKYKGPVDGSYHMQYQDPQGASLGNPVLQQSSGGFKGHTVILQSDYTNTFKENKAKLETGVKITWHKDRNQSLLQDYDHHTSDYLVNKQGTYDFNYKDPTYSAYGNFSDSYGKFSYIAGLRFEQYDYTGMMPDSGIRIAYHNPGLFPSFFLTRQLGAEQELHLNYSRRVTRPAFDEITPRIDYSNPQNLFKGNTALQSAFTNLLEFSYNKSFGKSTLIATAYLRNIQHPITTYTYPIAPDTLLTTYINADHSNTYGAELIFKNPITTWWNLTTNLNFFDTRITDTHIGSVLDNSGFSWFAKLSSDAKLPQDMTLQLSASYEAPQIIPQGKTSSTSSIDLALKKDFLKEKNLALTLSCTDIFNTDRYRRITALPGTFQQDFLQKYTTRVFKINVNYRFGRANGKEIQHKKIETNYSKQ; this comes from the coding sequence ATATTCATCCTCATCCTTTCCTTTCAAAGCCTCGCTCAAAGCGGGGCAAACTATATACATGGGAGCGTTGTAGATTCCGTTTCCGGTGATCCTGTTCCAGGTGTTACACTGCAATGGAGAAACGAAAAAGATAGCGTTATAGGGATCGGTACCACATCAGACAAGGGAGCGTTCCATATAAAATGTACCACCTTACCTGGCCGGGAAAATACATTATCCATCAGCTTCATTGGCTACAGGACAAAGCAGCTGGTGTTTGAGGTAAAGAAACAAGCAACAACAGATATCGGTTCTGTTAGTATTGCACCGGCCTTTACAGACCTGCAGGGCATTACCGTCACCGCGCAAAAAGAGTCCTACCAGGTAATGCCGGATAAAAAGGTATTCAACGTTGCCAGCAACCTGAATGCAAAAGGAGGTACCGTGTCAGAGGTGTTCCGGCAGATACCCGGCGTAACAATCAATTCCGGAAAGATAACCTTGCGTAACAGCACTCCCACCCTGCTGCTGGACGGCAAGCGGACGAATCTCACCCTTGAACAAATACCGGCAGACCAGGTGGCCTCCATTGAGATCATTACGAACCCTTCTGCTAAATATGATGCAGATGGCAGCGGCGGTATTATTAATATTATTTCCAAAAAAAATAGCAAAGCTGGTATGTACGGTTCCGTGAATGCCAACTGGACAACCATACCGGAGCATAACCTTTATGGGGACTTCAATATTTCAAAAGGAGACTTCCGGTTCAATGTCAATTTCCTGGAACATGGTCACCAGGGCAAACACCGTGAAACGCTTTACAGGAACAATCTTTCAGATGGTACGGCTTTACAGCAGCAAGCTGAAAGTGTCACCAAAGGCCCATTCAGGAAAGGGAAGTTTACCCTCGATTACGAACCCAATAAACAACATACCTTTTCGCTGACCGGCACGTATGGCGGCGGTGATTTCAGGACCTATAACAACCAGCAGAGCTATTACCTCAACAAAGCAGCGTTGGCAGATTCAGGTGCGATCCGTCATACCGGCAATACAGAAAATTTCCGTTTCGGGCAGGCTGCTCTCAGCTATGCATATCAATTCCGTAAACAGGGAGAAAAGTTAACCGCTGATTTCAGTGTAGAAAAATATAAGGGACCGGTAGATGGGAGCTATCATATGCAGTACCAGGATCCGCAAGGCGCCTCCCTGGGCAATCCCGTGTTACAACAATCCAGTGGCGGGTTTAAGGGGCATACCGTTATACTGCAATCAGATTATACCAATACGTTCAAAGAGAATAAAGCTAAACTGGAAACCGGTGTAAAGATCACCTGGCACAAAGATCGTAATCAAAGCCTCCTGCAGGATTATGACCATCACACCAGCGACTACCTGGTGAATAAGCAAGGTACCTATGATTTCAACTATAAAGATCCAACATACAGCGCCTATGGTAATTTCAGCGATAGCTATGGCAAGTTCAGTTATATAGCCGGATTACGTTTTGAACAGTATGATTATACCGGTATGATGCCAGACAGCGGCATCAGGATAGCGTACCATAATCCCGGCCTCTTTCCAAGCTTCTTTCTTACCCGGCAATTGGGAGCCGAACAGGAATTGCATCTCAATTATTCCAGGCGGGTCACCAGGCCGGCCTTTGATGAAATCACGCCAAGAATTGATTACTCCAATCCACAAAATCTGTTCAAAGGCAATACTGCATTGCAATCAGCATTTACTAATCTGCTGGAATTCTCTTATAATAAATCGTTTGGTAAATCCACACTCATTGCCACCGCTTACCTGCGCAATATTCAGCATCCCATCACAACCTACACCTATCCCATTGCACCTGATACCCTGCTGACCACCTATATCAATGCCGATCACAGCAACACCTATGGCGCAGAACTGATCTTTAAAAATCCCATTACCACGTGGTGGAACCTGACAACCAACCTGAACTTTTTTGATACCCGGATCACGGATACCCATATAGGATCTGTACTCGACAACAGTGGATTTAGCTGGTTTGCGAAGCTCAGTTCAGATGCAAAGCTGCCACAGGATATGACGCTGCAATTATCAGCATCGTATGAAGCCCCACAGATAATACCACAAGGTAAAACCAGTAGCACCAGCAGTATAGACCTGGCGCTGAAAAAAGATTTTCTGAAAGAAAAGAACCTGGCCCTCACATTGAGTTGTACAGACATTTTCAATACCGACCGCTACAGAAGAATAACAGCACTACCGGG